DNA from Acetomicrobium sp. S15 = DSM 107314:
AGAGCGTCAGCGCCCGCTTAAGGAAACTTGAGGAAGTGCTGGAAAAACTGCGCGGGAAAGAAGCCGTTTCCCTTGAGGAGTATAGAAATAATAATGTGGATCTACAGTGGTCGATCGAACGGGGATTAGAAGTGGCTTCATCGTTAATTTTGGACATAGGAAATCACATCCTGGCCGGTGTCTTTCAAATTTCCGTAGATGAATACGAGCAAATTTTGAACGAGCTCAAGCAGCAGAAGGTCATCAGTGAGGAGCTTTATCGAGAACTGCATGGCTTGGGAGGCTTTAGAAACATCCTGGTCCATGGGTATTTAGATCTGGACCATGATTTGGTGTATGCCCACTACAGAAAGGCGCTGCGGGTCTTTCCAAAGTTCGTTTTTGAGATTGCGGAGTGGCTTGAAGAGCATGGTGAGGGCTAAAGCGCT
Protein-coding regions in this window:
- the hepT gene encoding type VII toxin-antitoxin system HepT family RNase toxin, encoding MVFKRESVSARLRKLEEVLEKLRGKEAVSLEEYRNNNVDLQWSIERGLEVASSLILDIGNHILAGVFQISVDEYEQILNELKQQKVISEELYRELHGLGGFRNILVHGYLDLDHDLVYAHYRKALRVFPKFVFEIAEWLEEHGEG